The Devosia sp. YIM 151766 genome includes a region encoding these proteins:
- a CDS encoding phosphoadenylyl-sulfate reductase, with protein MAMPKLAPAPVANDKLRALGILALNGMFDEMDAVGVLRYAVSEVLPGDLAIVSSFGADSAVLLHMVAQVDPSMPVYFLETGQHFPETLAYVETLKQQFGLINIHAIHPDPEDVKRFDPHGDLWETDPDSCCHIRKTEPLEPVTEQYGGWVTGRKRYQTRERGVLPHFELTSDDRVKVNPLAYFSDADVIEYRQKHNLPEHPLYAKGYKSIGCAPCTSIVAEGEDPRAGRWRGLNKKECGIHYDFNGAIASPMNAAARHNLWKDGAFIADPFKSWEEGADPAQARYVHVPLPAFLANRAEFLANPHPIGVLVTPGDKVEDVADDLSRFASIAILFPAFTDGRGYSTARLLVERYRYAGEIRALGDVLQDQIPHMRRCGFNALVVNHEPTRAALIENRLPEVALFYQPVGLDEVPLGTRPFLRRVS; from the coding sequence ATGGCCATGCCTAAGCTCGCCCCGGCGCCGGTCGCCAATGACAAATTGCGGGCGCTCGGCATTCTGGCGCTCAATGGCATGTTCGACGAGATGGATGCCGTTGGGGTGCTGCGCTATGCGGTGAGCGAGGTGTTGCCGGGTGACCTGGCCATCGTCTCCTCGTTCGGCGCCGATTCCGCGGTGCTGCTGCATATGGTGGCGCAGGTGGACCCGTCCATGCCGGTCTATTTCCTCGAAACCGGCCAGCATTTCCCGGAAACGCTGGCCTATGTCGAGACGCTGAAACAGCAGTTCGGGCTGATCAATATTCACGCCATCCATCCCGATCCCGAAGATGTGAAGCGGTTCGATCCCCATGGCGATCTTTGGGAGACCGACCCGGATTCGTGCTGCCATATCCGCAAGACCGAGCCGCTGGAGCCGGTCACCGAGCAATATGGCGGCTGGGTCACCGGCCGCAAGCGCTACCAGACTAGGGAGCGCGGCGTGCTGCCGCATTTCGAGCTGACCAGCGACGACCGCGTCAAGGTCAATCCGCTGGCCTATTTCTCGGATGCCGATGTCATCGAATACCGCCAGAAGCACAACTTGCCGGAGCATCCGCTCTATGCCAAAGGCTACAAGTCCATTGGCTGCGCGCCCTGCACCTCGATCGTCGCCGAGGGCGAGGATCCGCGCGCCGGACGATGGCGCGGCCTGAACAAGAAGGAATGCGGCATCCATTACGATTTCAACGGAGCCATTGCCTCGCCGATGAATGCCGCTGCCCGCCATAATCTCTGGAAAGACGGGGCTTTCATCGCCGACCCGTTCAAGAGCTGGGAAGAAGGCGCCGATCCGGCGCAGGCGCGCTATGTGCACGTGCCGCTGCCGGCGTTCCTGGCCAATCGGGCCGAATTCCTGGCCAATCCGCACCCGATTGGCGTCTTGGTGACCCCGGGCGACAAGGTCGAGGATGTGGCGGACGATCTGTCGCGTTTCGCCTCGATAGCAATCCTGTTCCCGGCCTTTACCGATGGGCGCGGCTATTCGACGGCGCGGCTGCTGGTGGAGCGTTACCGATATGCCGGCGAAATCAGAGCTTTAGGCGATGTCTTGCAGGATCAGATTCCGCATATGCGCCGCTGCGGCTTTAACGCGCTGGTGGTGAATCACGAGCCGACGCGCGCGGCGCTGATCGAAAACCGCCTGCCGGAAGTGGCGCTTTTCTACCAGCCGGTGGGCCTCGACGAAGTTCCGCTGGGCACTCGCCCCTTCCTTCGGCGCGTCTCCTAG